From Paucibacter aquatile, the proteins below share one genomic window:
- the mscL gene encoding large conductance mechanosensitive channel protein MscL, translated as MSFFSEFREFAVKGNVVDLAVGVIIGGAFGKIVDSVVKDLIMPIVGKVVGGLDFSNYFVVLGSIPADFKGAQTYEALTKAGVPLFAYGSFLTVLLNFVILAFIIFLMIKQINRLKRADTPAPAPAEAPVTPEDIVLLREIRDSLKR; from the coding sequence ATGAGTTTTTTCTCGGAATTCAGGGAGTTTGCGGTCAAGGGCAATGTCGTTGACCTGGCGGTCGGCGTCATCATCGGCGGCGCCTTCGGCAAGATCGTCGATTCGGTGGTCAAGGATCTGATCATGCCCATCGTCGGCAAGGTGGTCGGCGGCCTGGACTTCTCCAATTATTTTGTGGTGCTGGGCAGCATCCCGGCCGATTTCAAGGGCGCGCAGACCTACGAAGCCCTGACCAAGGCCGGCGTGCCTCTGTTCGCCTACGGCAGCTTCCTGACCGTGCTGCTGAACTTCGTCATCCTGGCCTTCATCATTTTCCTGATGATCAAGCAGATCAACCGCCTCAAGCGCGCCGACACCCCGGCGCCCGCCCCGGCCGAGGCTCCGGTGACGCCGGAAGACATCGTGCTGCTGCGCGAGATCCGCGACTCGCTGAAGCGCTGA
- a CDS encoding S1C family serine protease — protein sequence MRRLWLIFAQATTVVLALLFVVSTLKPQWLQGRGLAGSAGGPAASLPLFKIAEPSPAAPAASGASAPARSGYALAARRAAPAVVSITASKAPSRTADSNDPWFRFHFGPRGRGQPSERPQTGLGSGVIVSADGYLLTNNHVIEGASDIEVMLSDGRQARATLVGSDPETDVAVLKIALERLPVIQLGHAESLEVGDVVLAIGNPFNVGQTVTSGIVSALGRNQLGINTFENFIQTDAAINPGNSGGALVDAEGNLVGINTAIFSRSGGSLGIGFAIPVSTARQVMESLIRDGQVARGWIGVQTRELTPEFAEAFKVTVKQGVLISGVVADAPAAKAGLKPGDVLTRVGDTPVATPAQLLAAVSALKPKTGTQVTVQRAGQQLDIAITVAQRPKPQVERD from the coding sequence GTGCGCAGACTTTGGTTGATTTTCGCTCAGGCCACCACGGTGGTGCTGGCCCTGCTCTTCGTGGTCAGCACCCTGAAACCGCAATGGCTGCAAGGCCGCGGCCTCGCGGGCAGCGCCGGTGGCCCGGCCGCCAGCCTGCCCCTGTTCAAGATCGCCGAACCCAGCCCGGCCGCGCCGGCAGCCAGCGGCGCCTCCGCCCCGGCACGCAGCGGCTATGCCCTGGCCGCACGCCGCGCCGCGCCGGCCGTGGTCAGCATCACCGCCAGCAAGGCGCCCAGCCGCACGGCCGACAGCAACGACCCCTGGTTCCGCTTCCATTTCGGCCCACGCGGCCGGGGTCAGCCGTCTGAGCGGCCGCAGACCGGCCTGGGCTCGGGCGTGATCGTCTCGGCCGACGGCTATCTGCTCACCAACAACCATGTGATCGAAGGCGCCTCGGACATCGAGGTCATGCTCAGCGACGGCCGCCAGGCCCGCGCCACCCTGGTCGGCAGCGACCCGGAGACCGATGTCGCCGTGCTCAAGATCGCACTCGAGCGCCTGCCCGTGATCCAGCTCGGCCATGCCGAGAGCCTGGAAGTGGGTGATGTGGTGCTGGCCATCGGCAACCCCTTCAATGTCGGCCAGACGGTCACTTCAGGCATCGTCAGCGCCCTGGGTCGCAACCAGCTGGGCATCAACACCTTCGAGAATTTCATTCAGACCGATGCCGCCATCAACCCCGGCAACTCGGGCGGCGCCCTGGTCGACGCCGAAGGAAACCTAGTCGGCATCAACACCGCCATCTTCTCGCGCAGCGGCGGCAGCCTGGGCATCGGCTTCGCCATTCCGGTCAGCACCGCGCGCCAGGTGATGGAGTCGCTGATCCGCGATGGCCAGGTCGCCCGCGGCTGGATCGGCGTGCAGACCCGCGAGCTGACGCCCGAATTCGCCGAGGCCTTCAAGGTCACCGTCAAGCAAGGCGTGCTGATCAGCGGCGTGGTCGCCGACGCCCCGGCCGCGAAGGCCGGCCTCAAACCCGGCGATGTGCTGACCCGCGTCGGCGACACCCCGGTCGCCACCCCGGCCCAGTTGCTCGCCGCCGTCTCCGCCCTCAAGCCCAAAACCGGCACCCAGGTCACCGTGCAACGCGCCGGTCAACAACTGGACATCGCCATCACCGTGGCTCAGCGGCCCAAACCGCAGGTGGAGCGGGACTGA
- the pdxA gene encoding 4-hydroxythreonine-4-phosphate dehydrogenase PdxA: protein MSTLTSSPRPLLLSMGDVCGIGPEVAVAAWAADLDLSGRSDLCLVGDVAVLRRALGFMGLQAPVLQLECLQDFAQRPPHALPVWQPPGLAVGLVDEALGQISARAGVAAALCIEASVAALLAGQAQCLVTAPIHKEALHAAGVDFPGHTELLQARSVPAGAALPPVRMMLANEELRTVLVTIHCSLRQAIEQISAARVLETLRITHQALQRMGIARPRIAVAGLNPHAGEGGLFGDEEILHIAPAIQQARAEGLDASGPYAPDTVFMRARHAAGHPGEFDVVVAMTHDHGLIPVKYLGVEQGVNVTLGLPFVRTSPDHGTAFDLAGSGRADPASMAAAIRMARRLMQPPVAT from the coding sequence ATGAGCACGCTCACGTCAAGCCCGCGGCCCTTGCTGCTCAGCATGGGCGATGTCTGCGGCATCGGCCCCGAGGTGGCGGTGGCGGCCTGGGCGGCCGATCTGGATCTCAGTGGTCGCAGCGATCTCTGCCTGGTCGGCGATGTGGCCGTGCTGCGTCGGGCCCTGGGCTTCATGGGTCTGCAGGCGCCGGTGCTGCAGCTGGAATGTTTGCAGGACTTTGCCCAGCGCCCGCCCCATGCCCTGCCGGTGTGGCAACCCCCGGGCCTGGCGGTGGGTTTGGTCGATGAGGCGCTGGGCCAGATCTCGGCGCGCGCTGGTGTGGCGGCGGCCCTGTGCATCGAGGCTTCGGTGGCCGCCCTCCTGGCTGGGCAGGCTCAGTGCCTGGTGACAGCGCCCATCCACAAAGAGGCCTTGCATGCGGCCGGCGTGGATTTCCCGGGGCATACCGAGCTGCTGCAGGCGCGCTCGGTGCCGGCCGGCGCGGCCTTGCCGCCGGTGCGCATGATGCTGGCCAATGAGGAGCTGCGCACGGTGCTGGTCACCATCCATTGCTCGCTGCGCCAGGCCATCGAGCAGATCAGCGCCGCGCGGGTGCTGGAGACGCTGCGCATCACCCACCAGGCGCTGCAGCGCATGGGCATCGCCCGGCCGCGCATCGCGGTGGCGGGCTTGAATCCGCATGCGGGCGAGGGTGGGCTGTTTGGCGATGAGGAGATCCTGCACATCGCGCCGGCCATCCAGCAGGCCCGGGCCGAGGGCCTGGACGCCAGCGGTCCTTACGCGCCCGACACGGTCTTCATGCGCGCCCGCCATGCGGCTGGCCACCCGGGCGAGTTCGATGTGGTGGTGGCCATGACGCACGACCATGGCCTGATTCCAGTGAAGTACCTGGGCGTGGAGCAGGGCGTCAACGTGACCCTGGGTCTGCCCTTTGTGCGCACCAGCCCCGATCACGGCACGGCTTTCGATCTGGCCGGCAGCGGCCGGGCCGATCCGGCCAGCATGGCGGCGGCGATTCGCATGGCGCGGCGCTTGATGCAGCCGCCAGTGGCGACCTGA
- a CDS encoding Nif3-like dinuclear metal center hexameric protein, translated as MTSRHSLERHLHMELNVDRFKDYGPNGLQVEGRAEVRHLVCGVTASLALIEAAIAAGADAILVHHGLFWRGQDGRVTGWMKQRLARLLAADVSLLAYHLPLDAHAELGNNAQLGRVLGWQADGRFGEQDLGFIGAAAQPLSLQALGEQIEQGLGRAPVLAPGDGRVLKRIAWCTGGAQGYFEQAIAAGADVFVTGEISEPQAHLAAETGVAFIAAGHHATERYGVQALGQHLAQQFGLSQQFIDLPNPA; from the coding sequence ATGACTTCACGACACAGCCTGGAACGACATCTCCATATGGAGCTCAATGTCGACCGTTTCAAGGATTATGGGCCGAACGGTTTGCAGGTGGAGGGGCGGGCCGAGGTGCGCCATCTGGTCTGCGGCGTGACGGCCAGCCTGGCCTTGATCGAGGCGGCGATTGCCGCCGGGGCCGATGCCATCCTGGTCCACCACGGCCTGTTCTGGCGCGGCCAGGACGGCCGCGTCACTGGTTGGATGAAGCAGCGCCTGGCGCGCCTGCTGGCTGCCGATGTCAGCCTGCTGGCCTACCACCTGCCGCTGGACGCCCATGCCGAACTCGGCAACAACGCCCAGCTCGGCCGCGTGCTGGGCTGGCAGGCCGACGGCCGCTTCGGCGAGCAGGACCTGGGCTTCATCGGTGCGGCTGCGCAGCCTTTGAGCTTGCAGGCCCTGGGCGAGCAGATCGAGCAAGGCCTGGGCCGTGCGCCGGTGCTGGCGCCCGGTGATGGGCGGGTGCTGAAGCGCATTGCCTGGTGCACCGGTGGGGCTCAGGGTTATTTTGAACAGGCGATTGCGGCCGGCGCCGATGTGTTCGTCACCGGCGAGATTTCCGAGCCGCAAGCCCATCTGGCCGCCGAGACCGGCGTGGCCTTCATCGCCGCCGGCCACCATGCCACCGAGCGCTACGGCGTGCAGGCTCTGGGGCAGCATCTGGCCCAGCAGTTCGGCCTGAGCCAGCAGTTCATCGATCTGCCCAATCCGGCATGA
- a CDS encoding DUF1631 family protein, which yields MNSPDLGLNPHLEAALQRIRTAAEQASERCAEGMGLAALSAGQAKRRDLLLATQLVFRRQQGLFSQRFTQELRQQLSQEQAPKAEATTAAKKDWTELSLMDDDAVDALVVSDRIGLAIGHQSEWELREVESYVASLRNGDRNPLRPELVARALLAAVHAVTEDSESRQILVDEMTRAMTQEMRACYADIAELFRHRGLRPQDLRVRGNESPNASTRAQGLAGGASVHGELDSGPGGQAQFSHNGPRSARSEFGNSYSGSSYGGAGMAGGHSRYGSANAGGMGVVDGQLMDLLRRLAQAPAPAGVSGFGGMSGMSGGLPSGAVGGHAGSAALGPAALGAAPGDWAEDFGGSAWQGVQPPNLIQIHRDELRQAATGRLDHMVIDVVSSLFDQVLSDPKVPPQMARLLARLQLPVLRAALGDPSFFSSRRHPVRRFVNRMASLACAFDDFSEAPGSDFLAHVRDLVQEVASGDFDRMEVYESKLDALERFIQEQIAGTLKSASEGSAVGDMAELLDRKEIDLRLQQRYTQQLQTALAPVPMQDFLRDFLAQVWSQAIVLSSRDPKGTPERTLRFRQLGRELVMSVQPKGGTAQRQAFLSQLPALMRTLGEGLDLIAWPEPARKVFFGALLPAHAESLKGVAPSALETNLLIKQLDGVFGCAPPEERDLPADAPVTVPQDLDMGSRLSPQEAQSLGLVRESGVDWDGTVDIVLGDDEPQAPLQAVDISIDGLPAATEAPEPSEGELLIDHLQLGFAYRMHTGDSWHKVRLAHISAGRSFFIFTQGAKHQETVTMTARMLKRLCESGRLRAFEHAYLMERAISRARKQLAAIGSKS from the coding sequence ATGAATTCGCCCGACCTCGGACTCAACCCCCATCTGGAGGCTGCCCTCCAGCGCATTCGCACAGCCGCCGAGCAGGCCTCGGAGCGCTGCGCCGAGGGCATGGGTCTGGCGGCGCTCTCGGCCGGCCAAGCCAAGCGGCGTGATCTGCTGCTGGCCACCCAATTGGTGTTTCGCCGCCAGCAGGGCCTGTTCAGCCAACGCTTCACTCAGGAGCTGCGCCAGCAGCTGAGCCAGGAACAGGCCCCCAAGGCCGAAGCCACCACCGCCGCCAAGAAGGACTGGACCGAGCTGTCCCTGATGGACGATGACGCGGTCGACGCCCTGGTGGTCAGCGACCGCATCGGCCTGGCCATCGGCCACCAGAGCGAGTGGGAGCTGCGCGAGGTCGAGTCCTATGTGGCCAGCCTGCGCAATGGCGATCGCAACCCCCTGCGGCCCGAGTTGGTCGCACGCGCCCTGCTGGCCGCCGTCCACGCCGTGACCGAGGATAGCGAAAGCCGACAGATCCTGGTCGATGAAATGACGCGGGCGATGACACAGGAGATGCGCGCCTGCTATGCCGACATCGCGGAACTGTTCCGCCACCGCGGCCTGCGCCCGCAAGACCTGCGCGTGCGCGGCAACGAATCCCCCAACGCCAGCACCCGCGCGCAGGGCCTGGCCGGTGGCGCCTCGGTGCACGGCGAGCTCGATTCCGGCCCGGGTGGGCAGGCGCAGTTCAGCCACAACGGCCCGCGCAGTGCTCGCAGCGAGTTTGGCAACAGTTACAGCGGCAGCAGTTATGGTGGCGCAGGCATGGCCGGCGGCCACAGCCGTTACGGCAGCGCCAACGCCGGCGGTATGGGCGTGGTCGACGGCCAGCTGATGGACCTGCTGCGCCGCCTCGCCCAGGCGCCGGCACCGGCCGGTGTTTCCGGCTTCGGCGGCATGAGCGGCATGAGCGGCGGCCTGCCGTCGGGCGCGGTCGGCGGCCATGCGGGCAGCGCAGCCCTGGGCCCCGCGGCACTCGGCGCCGCGCCGGGCGACTGGGCCGAAGACTTCGGCGGCTCCGCCTGGCAAGGCGTGCAGCCCCCCAATCTGATTCAGATCCACCGCGACGAGCTGCGTCAGGCGGCCACCGGGCGCCTGGATCACATGGTCATCGATGTGGTCAGCAGCCTGTTCGACCAGGTCTTGTCGGACCCCAAGGTGCCTCCGCAAATGGCGCGCCTGCTGGCCCGGCTGCAGCTGCCGGTGCTGCGCGCGGCCCTGGGCGACCCGAGCTTTTTCTCCTCGCGCCGGCATCCGGTGCGCCGCTTTGTCAATCGCATGGCCTCGCTGGCCTGCGCCTTCGATGACTTCAGCGAAGCGCCCGGCAGCGATTTCCTGGCCCATGTGCGCGATCTCGTGCAGGAGGTCGCCAGCGGCGACTTCGACCGCATGGAGGTCTACGAAAGCAAGCTCGATGCCCTGGAGCGTTTCATCCAGGAGCAGATCGCCGGCACACTGAAGAGCGCCAGCGAAGGCAGCGCCGTCGGCGATATGGCCGAGCTGCTGGACCGCAAGGAAATCGACCTGCGCCTGCAGCAGCGCTACACCCAGCAGCTGCAAACCGCGCTGGCCCCCGTGCCCATGCAGGATTTCCTGCGCGATTTCCTGGCCCAGGTCTGGAGTCAGGCCATCGTGCTGTCCTCGCGCGACCCCAAGGGCACGCCCGAGCGCACCCTGCGCTTCCGCCAGCTCGGCCGCGAGCTGGTGATGAGCGTGCAGCCCAAGGGCGGCACGGCCCAGCGCCAGGCCTTTCTGAGCCAGCTGCCCGCCCTGATGCGCACCCTCGGCGAAGGCCTGGACCTGATCGCCTGGCCCGAGCCCGCCCGCAAGGTCTTCTTCGGCGCCCTGCTGCCGGCCCATGCCGAATCCCTCAAGGGCGTGGCACCCAGCGCGCTGGAAACCAATCTGCTGATCAAGCAGCTGGACGGCGTGTTCGGCTGTGCGCCGCCGGAAGAGCGCGACCTGCCCGCCGATGCACCGGTCACCGTGCCGCAAGACCTGGACATGGGCAGCCGCCTGAGCCCGCAGGAAGCCCAGAGCCTGGGTCTGGTGCGCGAAAGCGGGGTCGATTGGGACGGCACGGTCGACATCGTGCTCGGCGACGACGAGCCACAAGCGCCGCTGCAGGCCGTCGACATCAGCATCGACGGCCTGCCCGCCGCCACCGAAGCGCCTGAGCCCAGCGAGGGCGAGCTGCTGATCGACCACCTGCAGCTCGGTTTCGCCTACCGCATGCACACCGGCGACAGCTGGCACAAGGTCCGCCTGGCCCATATCAGCGCCGGCCGCAGCTTCTTCATCTTCACCCAGGGTGCCAAGCACCAGGAAACGGTCACCATGACCGCACGCATGCTCAAGCGTCTGTGCGAATCAGGCCGTCTGCGCGCCTTTGAGCACGCCTACCTGATGGAGCGCGCGATCTCGCGCGCCCGCAAGCAGCTGGCCGCCATCGGCAGCAAGAGCTGA